In Candidatus Nitrospira nitrificans, one genomic interval encodes:
- a CDS encoding class I SAM-dependent methyltransferase, giving the protein MQYNPDTGGKFKIVMNTYRVFGFWETLKEIILYLLSQKLHDDFDKKYGVMTSGVTESSEAGIVDETARSLAVGYVPTRELVIRHILTNTTQGLDLGQYSFIDLGCGKGRTLIVAAQLPFKEVIGVELSPLHCEVARVNIDRYLSDVKNPALCRNVRVDCVNAADFEFPDSNLLIYMYRPFLGPIFKHVADNLRRFQAVTGRRVLIAYSCPVEELMLEEYPGFVKRTEYQVISMDYSWSLWECQTEGSPALALSEQR; this is encoded by the coding sequence ATGCAATACAACCCTGACACCGGCGGAAAGTTCAAGATCGTGATGAATACCTATCGGGTGTTCGGTTTTTGGGAAACGCTCAAGGAAATCATTCTGTATCTCTTGAGCCAGAAGCTACACGACGATTTCGACAAGAAATACGGGGTGATGACTTCGGGTGTCACGGAGTCCAGCGAGGCAGGAATCGTCGATGAAACGGCGAGGAGTCTGGCGGTCGGTTACGTTCCAACAAGGGAACTCGTTATCCGGCATATTCTGACGAACACGACCCAAGGGCTGGATCTCGGGCAATATTCATTTATCGATTTAGGGTGTGGGAAGGGGCGAACTTTGATTGTGGCGGCGCAGCTGCCGTTTAAGGAAGTGATCGGTGTCGAACTGTCTCCCTTACATTGCGAAGTGGCAAGAGTCAATATCGATCGGTATTTGTCGGACGTAAAGAACCCCGCGCTCTGCAGAAACGTCAGGGTCGACTGTGTCAATGCGGCCGATTTCGAGTTTCCGGACAGCAACCTGCTGATTTATATGTACCGCCCTTTCCTCGGGCCGATATTCAAGCACGTCGCCGATAATCTGCGACGCTTCCAAGCCGTCACCGGACGCCGCGTTCTCATTGCGTACTCCTGTCCGGTCGAGGAACTGATGCTCGAGGAGTATCCCGGGTTCGTGAAGCGAACGGAATATCAAGTCATCTCAATGGATTATTCCTGGAGCCTTTGGGAATGCCAGACCGAAGGATCGCCGGCACTTGCCCTGAGCGAGCAGCGGTGA
- a CDS encoding PilZ domain-containing protein, whose protein sequence is MANRTNPVRRHSRFPVSWPVVYGNEALLAEGTVLDLTSRGWRVAGSMPVTAGMQLTLQVSIPERSAPLYVHRATVLWVHDHEFAIEAHEMTSIDQAWVTEFLQHKLGLMWMSRATDQETSLQARDKTSHAEIARPQPPDPSEEDVLRRFLASETASTDQPVERRWDSALEFQETETPTLAGRRPEKVLREARRILRRIVAIKANRVQTGQNQILNN, encoded by the coding sequence ATGGCTAATAGGACGAATCCCGTGCGACGCCATAGTCGGTTTCCGGTCAGCTGGCCCGTGGTATACGGAAATGAGGCGCTTCTCGCAGAAGGGACCGTTCTAGACCTGACCTCTCGAGGCTGGCGGGTGGCAGGATCGATGCCGGTGACAGCCGGCATGCAGTTAACTCTTCAGGTATCCATCCCCGAACGGTCCGCACCGCTGTATGTCCATCGGGCAACCGTACTGTGGGTACACGATCATGAGTTTGCAATTGAAGCCCACGAGATGACATCGATCGATCAAGCCTGGGTCACCGAATTTCTCCAGCACAAACTCGGGCTCATGTGGATGTCGCGAGCCACTGATCAAGAGACTTCGCTTCAAGCCAGAGACAAGACCTCCCATGCTGAGATCGCCCGGCCACAACCTCCTGATCCCTCTGAGGAGGATGTTCTGCGTCGATTCCTTGCGAGTGAGACCGCTTCAACTGATCAGCCTGTCGAAAGGCGGTGGGACAGTGCTTTGGAGTTTCAGGAGACCGAGACACCTACCCTTGCCGGCCGCCGGCCGGAGAAAGTCTTGCGCGAAGCGCGCCGCATCCTTCGACGCATAGTGGCTATCAAAGCGAATCGTGTCCAGACAGGCCAAAATCAGATTTTAAACAATTAG